From a region of the Primulina eburnea isolate SZY01 chromosome 7, ASM2296580v1, whole genome shotgun sequence genome:
- the LOC140837062 gene encoding ALA-interacting subunit 1-like, whose protein sequence is MSSGDGASQSSSKKSKKPRYSKFTQQELPACKPILTPGLVISTFIFIGITFIPIGLSSLSASDGVVEIVDRYDEVCISSNVNDDAAAHLERIGHIQDARTNKTCTRTLIVPKKMKQPIFVYYQLDDFYQNHRRYVKSRSDEQYKSPEYEQKTKTCEPEAFSDDRKPIVPCGLVAWSLFNDTYAISINGNAIPINKKDIAWKSDRTHKFGSNVYPKNFQTRGLIGGAKLNESIPLSEQEDLLVWMRTAALPNFRKLYGRIETDLEANEKITVVIENNYNTYSFDGKKNLVISTTTWIGGKNEFLGKIYITVGGICLFLAIAFILVYLLRPRPLGDPAYLSWNKDPASY, encoded by the exons ATGAGCTCTGGAGATGGAGCCTCCCAATCATCTTCCAAGAAATCCAAGAAACCTAGAT ATTCTAAGTTTACCCAGCAAGAACTTCCTGCATGCAAGCCGATTCTAACTCCAGGACTG GTTATATCAACTTTCATCTTTATTGGCATTACCTTTATTCCAATCGGCCTCTCCTCTTTGTCCGCATCCGATGGC GTTGTCGAAATTGTAGACAGATATGATGAGGTTTGTATTTCTTCAAATGTCAATGATGATGCAGCTGCACATCTCGAGAGGATTGGACATATACAGGATGCCAGAACGAACAAAACCTGTACCAGGACCTTGATT GTTCCAAAGAAGATGAAGCAGCCAATTTTTGTGTACTATCAGCTGGATGATTTCTATCAGAACCATCGCCG ATATGTAAAAAGTAGAAGTGATGAGCAGTACAAGAGCCCAGAATATGAGCAAAAGACAAAGACATGTGAGCCAGAAGCTTTCAGTGATGATCGCAAGCCCATTGTTCCTTGTGGTCTAGTCGCATGGAGCTTATTCAATGACACATACGCCATTTCAATAAATGGGAATGCTATACCAATCAACAAGAAAGACATCGCATGGAAAAGCGACAGAACACATAAATTCGGATCCAATGTATATCCGAAAAACTTCCAAACTCGAGGCCTTATTGGGGGCGCAAAACTCAACGAGAGCATACCT TTGAGTGAACAAGAAGATCTTCTTGTTTGGATGCGAACAGCAGCATTGCCCAATTTTCGTAAACTCTACGGGAGGATCGAGACTGATCTCGAAGCCAATGAGAAGATAACAGTAGTGATAGAAAATAACTACAACACCTATTCTTTCGATGGGAAAAAGAATTTAGTGATATCTACAACAACTTGGATTGGCGGAAAGAACGAATTCTTGGGAAAAATTTACATCACAGTTGGTGGTATTTGCCTGTTTCTTGCTATAGCTTTCATCCTCGTGTATCTCCTCAGGCCAAG GCCTTTAGGGGATCCAGCATACTTGTCTTGGAACAAAGATCCTGCCtcttactaa
- the LOC140837063 gene encoding uncharacterized protein isoform X2, protein MPMEAIYAKLYSKYSKLKKEKESPLDKLNREQELKFMNYVAAADEMIEYLKSENDKLRGQVDDLKSENHNLRGQVDDLKSELADTRSSSDEQHIQCRKLLMEENQKKTNYTVTNPGKWNLSFNLNMLGYSKIIDKELSEEISKLRKLELQECSNCPVNREIVSEQRTSHQDSPAEGTSSKYVLRSAKKRKLERITEGTAKAHVDGEHGRLTDCAPLSIQQRACQMKIISPDSNAVYCLFQCLVESVHGMKFSPHKQSSKPCIQALHQSSGYSFSLTWVPNMHGEAELVYRVLSLGTFEKVAPEWMREMLMFSTSMCNIFFERLSRVIKC, encoded by the exons ATGCCA ATGGAGGCGATTTATGCAAAGCTCTACAGCAAATATTCCAAGCTCAAG AAAGAAAAAGAATCCCCACTAGACAAGCTAAATCGCGAGCAAGAACTAAAATTCATGAATTATGTAGCTG CTGCGGATGAAATGATAGAATACTTGAAAAGTGAAAACGACAAGCTACGTGGACAAGTAGACGACTTGAAAAGTGAAAACCACAACCTACGCGGTCAAGTAGACGACTTGAAAAGTGAACTGGCTGATACAAG ATCTTCTAGTGATGAACAACATATTCAGTGCCGAAAGCTTTTGATGGAAGAAAATCAGAAAA AAACCAATTATACCGTTACTAACCCTGGAAAGTGGAACCTGTCTTTTAATCTGAATATGCTTGGATATTCCAAAATCATAG ACAAGGAACTCTCCGAAGAAATTTCAAAGCTTCGGAAGCTTGAATTACAAGAATGCTCAAACTGTCCTGTGAATCGGGAAATTGTAAGCGAGCAGCGAACTTCACATCAAGATTCTCCAGCTGAAGGAACATCTAGTAAGTATGTACTTAGATCAGCAAAAAAACGTAAACTTGAGCGTATAACTGAAGGCACAGCCAAAGCTCATGTTGATGGGGAGCATGGGCGTCTGACAGATTGTGCTCCTCTGAGCATCCAACAG CGTGCTTGTCAAATGAAGATCATCAGTCCAG ACAGTAATGCTGTTTACTGCCTGTTTCAATGCCTTGTCGAGTCAGTACATGGCATGAAATTCTCCCCTCATAAACAAAGTAGTAAACCATGCATACAAGCGCTGCACCAATCAAGTG GTTATTCTTTCAGTTTGACATGGGTACCCAACATGCACGGAGAAGCAGAACTCGTATACCGGGTGCTGTCGTTAGGGACGTTTGAAAAAGTGGCACCAGAGTGGATGAGGGAGATGCTGATGTTCAGCACAAGCATGTGCAACATCTTTTTCGAGAGGCTTTCCCGTGTTATCAAATGTTAA
- the LOC140837063 gene encoding uncharacterized protein isoform X4, giving the protein MPMEAIYAKLYSKYSKLKKEKESPLDKLNREQELKFMNYVAAADEMIEYLKSENDKLRGQVDDLKSENHNLRGQVDDLKSELADTRSSSDEQHIQCRKLLMEENQKNKELSEEISKLRKLELQECSNCPVNREIVSEQRTSHQDSPAEGTSSKYVLRSAKKRKLERITEGTAKAHVDGEHGRLTDCAPLSIQQRACQMKIISPDSNAVYCLFQCLVESVHGMKFSPHKQSSKPCIQALHQSSAGYSFSLTWVPNMHGEAELVYRVLSLGTFEKVAPEWMREMLMFSTSMCNIFFERLSRVIKC; this is encoded by the exons ATGCCA ATGGAGGCGATTTATGCAAAGCTCTACAGCAAATATTCCAAGCTCAAG AAAGAAAAAGAATCCCCACTAGACAAGCTAAATCGCGAGCAAGAACTAAAATTCATGAATTATGTAGCTG CTGCGGATGAAATGATAGAATACTTGAAAAGTGAAAACGACAAGCTACGTGGACAAGTAGACGACTTGAAAAGTGAAAACCACAACCTACGCGGTCAAGTAGACGACTTGAAAAGTGAACTGGCTGATACAAG ATCTTCTAGTGATGAACAACATATTCAGTGCCGAAAGCTTTTGATGGAAGAAAATCAGAAAA ACAAGGAACTCTCCGAAGAAATTTCAAAGCTTCGGAAGCTTGAATTACAAGAATGCTCAAACTGTCCTGTGAATCGGGAAATTGTAAGCGAGCAGCGAACTTCACATCAAGATTCTCCAGCTGAAGGAACATCTAGTAAGTATGTACTTAGATCAGCAAAAAAACGTAAACTTGAGCGTATAACTGAAGGCACAGCCAAAGCTCATGTTGATGGGGAGCATGGGCGTCTGACAGATTGTGCTCCTCTGAGCATCCAACAG CGTGCTTGTCAAATGAAGATCATCAGTCCAG ACAGTAATGCTGTTTACTGCCTGTTTCAATGCCTTGTCGAGTCAGTACATGGCATGAAATTCTCCCCTCATAAACAAAGTAGTAAACCATGCATACAAGCGCTGCACCAATCAAGTG CAGGTTATTCTTTCAGTTTGACATGGGTACCCAACATGCACGGAGAAGCAGAACTCGTATACCGGGTGCTGTCGTTAGGGACGTTTGAAAAAGTGGCACCAGAGTGGATGAGGGAGATGCTGATGTTCAGCACAAGCATGTGCAACATCTTTTTCGAGAGGCTTTCCCGTGTTATCAAATGTTAA
- the LOC140837063 gene encoding uncharacterized protein isoform X1 produces MPMEAIYAKLYSKYSKLKKEKESPLDKLNREQELKFMNYVAAADEMIEYLKSENDKLRGQVDDLKSENHNLRGQVDDLKSELADTRSSSDEQHIQCRKLLMEENQKKTNYTVTNPGKWNLSFNLNMLGYSKIIDKELSEEISKLRKLELQECSNCPVNREIVSEQRTSHQDSPAEGTSSKYVLRSAKKRKLERITEGTAKAHVDGEHGRLTDCAPLSIQQRACQMKIISPDSNAVYCLFQCLVESVHGMKFSPHKQSSKPCIQALHQSSAGYSFSLTWVPNMHGEAELVYRVLSLGTFEKVAPEWMREMLMFSTSMCNIFFERLSRVIKC; encoded by the exons ATGCCA ATGGAGGCGATTTATGCAAAGCTCTACAGCAAATATTCCAAGCTCAAG AAAGAAAAAGAATCCCCACTAGACAAGCTAAATCGCGAGCAAGAACTAAAATTCATGAATTATGTAGCTG CTGCGGATGAAATGATAGAATACTTGAAAAGTGAAAACGACAAGCTACGTGGACAAGTAGACGACTTGAAAAGTGAAAACCACAACCTACGCGGTCAAGTAGACGACTTGAAAAGTGAACTGGCTGATACAAG ATCTTCTAGTGATGAACAACATATTCAGTGCCGAAAGCTTTTGATGGAAGAAAATCAGAAAA AAACCAATTATACCGTTACTAACCCTGGAAAGTGGAACCTGTCTTTTAATCTGAATATGCTTGGATATTCCAAAATCATAG ACAAGGAACTCTCCGAAGAAATTTCAAAGCTTCGGAAGCTTGAATTACAAGAATGCTCAAACTGTCCTGTGAATCGGGAAATTGTAAGCGAGCAGCGAACTTCACATCAAGATTCTCCAGCTGAAGGAACATCTAGTAAGTATGTACTTAGATCAGCAAAAAAACGTAAACTTGAGCGTATAACTGAAGGCACAGCCAAAGCTCATGTTGATGGGGAGCATGGGCGTCTGACAGATTGTGCTCCTCTGAGCATCCAACAG CGTGCTTGTCAAATGAAGATCATCAGTCCAG ACAGTAATGCTGTTTACTGCCTGTTTCAATGCCTTGTCGAGTCAGTACATGGCATGAAATTCTCCCCTCATAAACAAAGTAGTAAACCATGCATACAAGCGCTGCACCAATCAAGTG CAGGTTATTCTTTCAGTTTGACATGGGTACCCAACATGCACGGAGAAGCAGAACTCGTATACCGGGTGCTGTCGTTAGGGACGTTTGAAAAAGTGGCACCAGAGTGGATGAGGGAGATGCTGATGTTCAGCACAAGCATGTGCAACATCTTTTTCGAGAGGCTTTCCCGTGTTATCAAATGTTAA
- the LOC140837063 gene encoding uncharacterized protein isoform X3 codes for MEAIYAKLYSKYSKLKKEKESPLDKLNREQELKFMNYVAAADEMIEYLKSENDKLRGQVDDLKSENHNLRGQVDDLKSELADTRSSSDEQHIQCRKLLMEENQKKTNYTVTNPGKWNLSFNLNMLGYSKIIDKELSEEISKLRKLELQECSNCPVNREIVSEQRTSHQDSPAEGTSSKYVLRSAKKRKLERITEGTAKAHVDGEHGRLTDCAPLSIQQRACQMKIISPDSNAVYCLFQCLVESVHGMKFSPHKQSSKPCIQALHQSSAGYSFSLTWVPNMHGEAELVYRVLSLGTFEKVAPEWMREMLMFSTSMCNIFFERLSRVIKC; via the exons ATGGAGGCGATTTATGCAAAGCTCTACAGCAAATATTCCAAGCTCAAG AAAGAAAAAGAATCCCCACTAGACAAGCTAAATCGCGAGCAAGAACTAAAATTCATGAATTATGTAGCTG CTGCGGATGAAATGATAGAATACTTGAAAAGTGAAAACGACAAGCTACGTGGACAAGTAGACGACTTGAAAAGTGAAAACCACAACCTACGCGGTCAAGTAGACGACTTGAAAAGTGAACTGGCTGATACAAG ATCTTCTAGTGATGAACAACATATTCAGTGCCGAAAGCTTTTGATGGAAGAAAATCAGAAAA AAACCAATTATACCGTTACTAACCCTGGAAAGTGGAACCTGTCTTTTAATCTGAATATGCTTGGATATTCCAAAATCATAG ACAAGGAACTCTCCGAAGAAATTTCAAAGCTTCGGAAGCTTGAATTACAAGAATGCTCAAACTGTCCTGTGAATCGGGAAATTGTAAGCGAGCAGCGAACTTCACATCAAGATTCTCCAGCTGAAGGAACATCTAGTAAGTATGTACTTAGATCAGCAAAAAAACGTAAACTTGAGCGTATAACTGAAGGCACAGCCAAAGCTCATGTTGATGGGGAGCATGGGCGTCTGACAGATTGTGCTCCTCTGAGCATCCAACAG CGTGCTTGTCAAATGAAGATCATCAGTCCAG ACAGTAATGCTGTTTACTGCCTGTTTCAATGCCTTGTCGAGTCAGTACATGGCATGAAATTCTCCCCTCATAAACAAAGTAGTAAACCATGCATACAAGCGCTGCACCAATCAAGTG CAGGTTATTCTTTCAGTTTGACATGGGTACCCAACATGCACGGAGAAGCAGAACTCGTATACCGGGTGCTGTCGTTAGGGACGTTTGAAAAAGTGGCACCAGAGTGGATGAGGGAGATGCTGATGTTCAGCACAAGCATGTGCAACATCTTTTTCGAGAGGCTTTCCCGTGTTATCAAATGTTAA
- the LOC140837063 gene encoding uncharacterized protein isoform X5, whose protein sequence is MNYVAAADEMIEYLKSENDKLRGQVDDLKSENHNLRGQVDDLKSELADTRSSSDEQHIQCRKLLMEENQKKTNYTVTNPGKWNLSFNLNMLGYSKIIDKELSEEISKLRKLELQECSNCPVNREIVSEQRTSHQDSPAEGTSSKYVLRSAKKRKLERITEGTAKAHVDGEHGRLTDCAPLSIQQRACQMKIISPDSNAVYCLFQCLVESVHGMKFSPHKQSSKPCIQALHQSSAGYSFSLTWVPNMHGEAELVYRVLSLGTFEKVAPEWMREMLMFSTSMCNIFFERLSRVIKC, encoded by the exons ATGAATTATGTAGCTG CTGCGGATGAAATGATAGAATACTTGAAAAGTGAAAACGACAAGCTACGTGGACAAGTAGACGACTTGAAAAGTGAAAACCACAACCTACGCGGTCAAGTAGACGACTTGAAAAGTGAACTGGCTGATACAAG ATCTTCTAGTGATGAACAACATATTCAGTGCCGAAAGCTTTTGATGGAAGAAAATCAGAAAA AAACCAATTATACCGTTACTAACCCTGGAAAGTGGAACCTGTCTTTTAATCTGAATATGCTTGGATATTCCAAAATCATAG ACAAGGAACTCTCCGAAGAAATTTCAAAGCTTCGGAAGCTTGAATTACAAGAATGCTCAAACTGTCCTGTGAATCGGGAAATTGTAAGCGAGCAGCGAACTTCACATCAAGATTCTCCAGCTGAAGGAACATCTAGTAAGTATGTACTTAGATCAGCAAAAAAACGTAAACTTGAGCGTATAACTGAAGGCACAGCCAAAGCTCATGTTGATGGGGAGCATGGGCGTCTGACAGATTGTGCTCCTCTGAGCATCCAACAG CGTGCTTGTCAAATGAAGATCATCAGTCCAG ACAGTAATGCTGTTTACTGCCTGTTTCAATGCCTTGTCGAGTCAGTACATGGCATGAAATTCTCCCCTCATAAACAAAGTAGTAAACCATGCATACAAGCGCTGCACCAATCAAGTG CAGGTTATTCTTTCAGTTTGACATGGGTACCCAACATGCACGGAGAAGCAGAACTCGTATACCGGGTGCTGTCGTTAGGGACGTTTGAAAAAGTGGCACCAGAGTGGATGAGGGAGATGCTGATGTTCAGCACAAGCATGTGCAACATCTTTTTCGAGAGGCTTTCCCGTGTTATCAAATGTTAA
- the LOC140837063 gene encoding uncharacterized protein isoform X6, with product MIEYLKSENDKLRGQVDDLKSENHNLRGQVDDLKSELADTRSSSDEQHIQCRKLLMEENQKKTNYTVTNPGKWNLSFNLNMLGYSKIIDKELSEEISKLRKLELQECSNCPVNREIVSEQRTSHQDSPAEGTSSKYVLRSAKKRKLERITEGTAKAHVDGEHGRLTDCAPLSIQQRACQMKIISPDSNAVYCLFQCLVESVHGMKFSPHKQSSKPCIQALHQSSAGYSFSLTWVPNMHGEAELVYRVLSLGTFEKVAPEWMREMLMFSTSMCNIFFERLSRVIKC from the exons ATGATAGAATACTTGAAAAGTGAAAACGACAAGCTACGTGGACAAGTAGACGACTTGAAAAGTGAAAACCACAACCTACGCGGTCAAGTAGACGACTTGAAAAGTGAACTGGCTGATACAAG ATCTTCTAGTGATGAACAACATATTCAGTGCCGAAAGCTTTTGATGGAAGAAAATCAGAAAA AAACCAATTATACCGTTACTAACCCTGGAAAGTGGAACCTGTCTTTTAATCTGAATATGCTTGGATATTCCAAAATCATAG ACAAGGAACTCTCCGAAGAAATTTCAAAGCTTCGGAAGCTTGAATTACAAGAATGCTCAAACTGTCCTGTGAATCGGGAAATTGTAAGCGAGCAGCGAACTTCACATCAAGATTCTCCAGCTGAAGGAACATCTAGTAAGTATGTACTTAGATCAGCAAAAAAACGTAAACTTGAGCGTATAACTGAAGGCACAGCCAAAGCTCATGTTGATGGGGAGCATGGGCGTCTGACAGATTGTGCTCCTCTGAGCATCCAACAG CGTGCTTGTCAAATGAAGATCATCAGTCCAG ACAGTAATGCTGTTTACTGCCTGTTTCAATGCCTTGTCGAGTCAGTACATGGCATGAAATTCTCCCCTCATAAACAAAGTAGTAAACCATGCATACAAGCGCTGCACCAATCAAGTG CAGGTTATTCTTTCAGTTTGACATGGGTACCCAACATGCACGGAGAAGCAGAACTCGTATACCGGGTGCTGTCGTTAGGGACGTTTGAAAAAGTGGCACCAGAGTGGATGAGGGAGATGCTGATGTTCAGCACAAGCATGTGCAACATCTTTTTCGAGAGGCTTTCCCGTGTTATCAAATGTTAA
- the LOC140837065 gene encoding E3 ubiquitin-protein ligase RING1-like isoform X2, giving the protein MSSPGTIAAASPQLYFCYQCERQVSITPEPSPDAELVCPICQGGFLEESDTAPPSNTNNVGPNRSLEESLPPFPFIFSSSSGRGGLEAFDDLSALFGDRSPNEFNPYAFLNNYINSLEARGANIQLVFETPGGGGTGGGAVDFRLPTNLGDYFMGPGLEQLIQQLAENDPNRYGTPPASKSAMEGLPDIKISDEMLASDSSQCAVCKDSFELNELAKQMPCKHIYHRDCIVPWLELHNSCPVCRYELPTDDQDYENRKTGQLNDNGRRNSDSSINIGLGSGGGSLESIYDDDNANPQTPRTVERRFRISFPWLLRGFGSPAETSGSGGGGAGSSDGGNTNTNTNNSNSGASNPNSGGGRGQASEEDLD; this is encoded by the exons ATGTCTTCGCCGGGAACTATCGCCGCCGCCTCTCCGCAGCTGTATTTCTGCTACCAATGCGAGCGGCAAGTCAGCATCACGCCTGAACCGTCTCCAGATGCGGAGCTTGTTTGCCCGATCTGTCAAGGTGGGTTTTTGGAGGAATCGGACACCGCGCCTCCATCAAACACTAATAACGTCGGACCTAACCGCTCTTTGGAGGAGAGTTTACCGCCTTTCCCCTTTATCTTCTCCTCTTCCTCCGGCAGAGGCGGATTGGAAGCATTTGACGATCTGTCTGCGCTTTTCGGAGACCGATCCCCCAACGAATTTAATCCATATGCTTTTCTGAATAATTACATCAATAGTTTAGAGGCGAGGGGGGCAAATATTCAGCTTGTGTTTGAAACGCCTGGAGGAGGTGGAACAGGTGGTGGAGCGGTCGACTTTAGGCTTCCAACGAATTTGGGGGATTATTTCATGGGGCCTGGTTTGGAGCAATTGATACAGCAGCTTGCGGAGAATGATCCAAATCGTTATGGGACACCTCCTGCTTCGAAATCTGCGATGGAGGGATTGCCGGATATTAAAATTAGCGATGAGATGTTGGCATCGGATTCATCTCAATGTGCTGTTTGTAAAGATAGTTTTGAGTTGAATGAGCTGGCTAAACAGATGCCTTGCAAACATATCTACCACAGGGATTGTATAGTGCCTTGGCTTGAGCTACATAACTCTTGTCCGGTTTGTCGATATGAGTTACCTACTGATGACCAAGATTACGAGAACCGGAAAACAGGGCAGTTGAATGATAATGGTAGAAGGAACAGTGATAGTAGCATTAATATAGGTTTGGGGTCCGGTGGTGGAAGTCTGGAGAGCATTTATGATGACGATAACGCTAATCCACAGACACCAAGGACAGTGGAAAGGAGGTTTAGGATATCGTTCCCATGGCTTCTTAGAGGATTTGGTTCACCAGCAGAAACAAGCGGTAGCGGGGGTGGAGGAGCTGGAAGCAGCGATGGAGGGAACACCAACACCAACACCAACAATAGTAACAGCGGAGCATCCAATCCTaactc aggaggaggaagaGGGCAGGCTAGTGAGGAGGACCTCGATTGA
- the LOC140837065 gene encoding E3 ubiquitin-protein ligase RING1-like isoform X1, producing the protein MSSPGTIAAASPQLYFCYQCERQVSITPEPSPDAELVCPICQGGFLEESDTAPPSNTNNVGPNRSLEESLPPFPFIFSSSSGRGGLEAFDDLSALFGDRSPNEFNPYAFLNNYINSLEARGANIQLVFETPGGGGTGGGAVDFRLPTNLGDYFMGPGLEQLIQQLAENDPNRYGTPPASKSAMEGLPDIKISDEMLASDSSQCAVCKDSFELNELAKQMPCKHIYHRDCIVPWLELHNSCPVCRYELPTDDQDYENRKTGQLNDNGRRNSDSSINIGLGSGGGSLESIYDDDNANPQTPRTVERRFRISFPWLLRGFGSPAETSGSGGGGAGSSDGGNTNTNTNNSNSGASNPNSGGGGGGGGGGGGGGGRGQASEEDLD; encoded by the coding sequence ATGTCTTCGCCGGGAACTATCGCCGCCGCCTCTCCGCAGCTGTATTTCTGCTACCAATGCGAGCGGCAAGTCAGCATCACGCCTGAACCGTCTCCAGATGCGGAGCTTGTTTGCCCGATCTGTCAAGGTGGGTTTTTGGAGGAATCGGACACCGCGCCTCCATCAAACACTAATAACGTCGGACCTAACCGCTCTTTGGAGGAGAGTTTACCGCCTTTCCCCTTTATCTTCTCCTCTTCCTCCGGCAGAGGCGGATTGGAAGCATTTGACGATCTGTCTGCGCTTTTCGGAGACCGATCCCCCAACGAATTTAATCCATATGCTTTTCTGAATAATTACATCAATAGTTTAGAGGCGAGGGGGGCAAATATTCAGCTTGTGTTTGAAACGCCTGGAGGAGGTGGAACAGGTGGTGGAGCGGTCGACTTTAGGCTTCCAACGAATTTGGGGGATTATTTCATGGGGCCTGGTTTGGAGCAATTGATACAGCAGCTTGCGGAGAATGATCCAAATCGTTATGGGACACCTCCTGCTTCGAAATCTGCGATGGAGGGATTGCCGGATATTAAAATTAGCGATGAGATGTTGGCATCGGATTCATCTCAATGTGCTGTTTGTAAAGATAGTTTTGAGTTGAATGAGCTGGCTAAACAGATGCCTTGCAAACATATCTACCACAGGGATTGTATAGTGCCTTGGCTTGAGCTACATAACTCTTGTCCGGTTTGTCGATATGAGTTACCTACTGATGACCAAGATTACGAGAACCGGAAAACAGGGCAGTTGAATGATAATGGTAGAAGGAACAGTGATAGTAGCATTAATATAGGTTTGGGGTCCGGTGGTGGAAGTCTGGAGAGCATTTATGATGACGATAACGCTAATCCACAGACACCAAGGACAGTGGAAAGGAGGTTTAGGATATCGTTCCCATGGCTTCTTAGAGGATTTGGTTCACCAGCAGAAACAAGCGGTAGCGGGGGTGGAGGAGCTGGAAGCAGCGATGGAGGGAACACCAACACCAACACCAACAATAGTAACAGCGGAGCATCCAATCCTaactcaggaggaggaggaggaggaggaggaggaggaggaggaggaggaggaagaGGGCAGGCTAGTGAGGAGGACCTCGATTGA